Sequence from the Rutidosis leptorrhynchoides isolate AG116_Rl617_1_P2 chromosome 3, CSIRO_AGI_Rlap_v1, whole genome shotgun sequence genome:
TTATTAAGTTTCTGATTTCTGATTCATAAAGTGTGTCAATTGCTAATAGTATGCTCTCAAACTAACGTAATATAAATATTCACTTGTATGCACACATGATTTCAACGATGAAATCACCTCCTTATATCTTTTTCCGATTTAACTTCTCAACAAGACAACAATTTTGTGTTTTGTACAACATTCTGACAAAGCATGTTGCTTTATGTCAATGTTCAAAATAAACAACAGCCAAAAATAGAGGGgtttaatatttatatctttttaggATCCgtaaattcatattcatatatatctaACGACAATGAATAAAAGATTAACtacacgtatgtataaattggTTAGAGTGAAACAAGTTATTTATTACTGCAAAACTCTTGATAAAACAAAAGACAAAACCGGAATTACAATACTTAATCAACCTACCTACATATTCATCAAAGCTCCCAACAACTCCAAAAAAATAAATGAAATTTAGGAGTTCCTGTTACACATAGATATTAAGCGTACGTTTACTAGGTTTCAAACCTCAATTGTTTTCCTTCTATTATTTGGCTTTACTTCTATGAAAATCAGATTAAGAAATTAGATAAGATTAGGTGGAAATGAATCTAGAAAATTGTTCATccaattatcatcatcttcatcgtcaaGACATTCTTCTCCGTGTCCTTGACTGGTGCACTGATCTTCAATTGCCTTCTCAATTTCATCATTACGCGCAAACCTTCCACGTATACGAGGTCTACTATCCGCCAATGTTTTACGACACACATACTATATAAAAAATGGTAATACGTTATGTATGAGATAATAGGGATTATAATACAGTAACTTAAAATTTACAAAATTTCGTGGACAGTCCAAAACATTTTGTTCCAAATACTAGTTCATCCTCTAAACTTTTGTTCTTACTAGGACCCGTCTTGTGGTTTGTAAATTTTGCGTAAACAATCCTTGCGATTGACAGTCATTTTTAAAATATGTTAAATCTTGTCAGTGGTAGGATTGTCCACAAAAAATTTGGCAAACCACGTAAAAAGAAGTTTATGAACTATAATAGTATTTGAGATAAAACAGAGACTTTCCTCCTAGTTTAATCTTTATAATTTGTTAGGACATAAATAATTAATAAGAAAGAtttaaatgaaatgaaatgaaagtttgtttaAATAAATGAATGTAGTGACTTTTGCAAGTCCAATTAACCTTGATTTTCTTTGTGAAATTGCGTTGGGTTTTCTTGTTTCTGTATCGTTCGATTCTTTCTTTTTTCTCATCTGGCGAGTATCGACAAGCTTTGTTCATGCTTTCAATTATACTGTTGCTTTCACTCGATAATGGGCTTTCTGAGCGATGATAgcgattttgcaccatatttgttACCTACATAATTCAATCCGAGTAATTAGAAGTTGTAACACTAAGTTATTATTAAAGATAAGCTAGTATTATAATTAAAGATAAACTAGAAACGTAATATTTTTTATTGAAACTTATATATTTAAGACCAAAAGAAAGTAATTAAGTCTACTTTTTCTTCGAGTATTATTTTTGTTAAATTCTCGTGATTGAGACTAATCATATACTCCGTAGAAGACTGTCGGGTCTATCTATATAAAAAGTGAAACATATGGTTGTCAATGACAATTGTATATTTTGTGTTTATAAAGGTTACGGAGTAGTTTCTTTTATTATTGCAGATAAAACCGAAATAAAAGAAAAAGCATGCACACAATATACAACCGTATTCAATATCGATCCCAATTTCTTACCGATTTAATAATTGTTAGGAGTTCTATAAAAATAGAAACCAGTTAAATATTAAAAGAGTACGTTTAAAAGTATCAACAAAAATAAACTATCAATATTCAATTTCTTGTTTATAGTAAACAGTAAATATTACTGTAGACGACACATTATAGTTTCTTTAAATTTTGTGGTAGCGGATTAACACAATTATGAAAAGAAAATAGTTTCTATTATTGATAACTTTGAGAATTAATTTATAGATTTGACGATTTATTTTGTAGAATTTTTAGAAGTAGACTGTTTTACGTTAACTTTAATACTTATTTTACCCTGCTTAATATAAGCACGTGCTTAAAATGACAAGTACGTTTTAAGAATAACAAATATCCCCTCAACTGTCAGAATTTAAATGTTACCGATATCCAATATTAATGTACAATTTCACTTTAAAAACAActactatttttttttattatgtaaATCATCTTATCTTTTTTCATTAGAAACTTGGTAAAGAAGTGAGGAGATGAAACCTGTAAATCTCCCGCACTGAAAACCTTCCTTATCGTAGTGCAACTACTAACTCCCTCCGAGTCCAATAACTCGGTAGGGGATGAAACAGGCTGATGGTACAGCCCGTTATTATAGAACGGTGTAACAATCGAATGACTACTTCCACTTCTTTGAATCACCACATTCGGGCTCGAAGCATCATAACTCGGTGAATCATAGCTTCCACTATTTGTTGCATATGGCGAGTCCAATTCGAACGTGGGAATGGCCAAAGGGGGTGGGGGCATGAAGTAATCGGCCGCGACATGTGATGGAGTCAACGGTGTCACCATTCCTTGCATCGCAAGTAACTCTGGTGAGAAGTTATACATGTCATTGTTGTGAGAGTGTCCGTACATGGTTAGTGTAGTGTAAATTTGCATGCAGTTTGAAAGAAAATGGGAGTGTGTTATGTATAGTAGTCACAAAATACGCCACACACCTTTATATAAGCACAAGAGTGATGTCAAAGATGACGTCATATATAGTTGACTTCTGTAAGATTATGTGTCAAATTGAATCTTACACAATGTGacatatgttataataataataataatatagatatggatagtcaattttggtgtatacatatagtcaattttggtacacaaagtatgtatttttatattgagattttaggctataaatactcatgaatgcaagcattaaacttgcaccatttctcacacttacaaagtgtttctttctttctctccattatcatctttgttcttacacttcattattagtattctaaatcaagaatcaaatcactaaaggtagttataagcctactgaattataacatcaagaatcaaaccactaaaggtagttataagcctactgaattataacatcaagaatcaaaccactaaaggtagttataagcctactgaattataacacgttatcagcacgataatcttaatactaaatatggttggctctgccaccaaaatgatatatggtcggttataccaccaaaatgatatatggtcggttataccaccaaaatgatatatggtcggttataccaccagaatgatataggtcggttataccacctgaaaaaatatatggtcgacactgtcgccaaattttcatttatgtttactaatatttatatttttgttatataacatttatttatgattgcttacacatggtcgacactgtcacctacttatcatttatgttatattaaatttatgtttaatgtttatatacttatgaatataaattgactctaatttatcatgatgtttgttttaatttttgataatagaaaatgtcgaatctggaaaagcttaaatttactcctttagaatcaactggaaacaactacatgccatgggttataaaagtaaaaatgcatcttaaatcaatgggcattcttgaaaccataaatgaaaacaacacttgttctgaaaaagaacaagctacggcatgttgctttattcatcaacatattgatgaatgcttacaaaataattatgtgactgtagaagatccccatgttttatgggaaggtctcaaaagcagattcaataatcaaagagaaattttacttccagctgcaatggaacaatggagaacattaaggttccaagactttaagaaagtaaatgaatacagctcagctctgtataatacatgttcacaacttaaattctgtggacatgaaattagtgatgcagacatgatggagaaaactttctccacaatgaatgctgcaaacatcacagtgcaaagaaatttgagaatgctaaagttcaaaacatatcctgaacttaattcatatctcttagttgcagagcaaaatgatgagctattaatgaaaaatcagcaatcccgtcctactggtacacttgcaatccctgaagcaaatactgcaaataattataaacagggacaaggacgcgggcaaggtcgtggttata
This genomic interval carries:
- the LOC139898980 gene encoding uncharacterized protein; this encodes MQIYTTLTMYGHSHNNDMYNFSPELLAMQGMVTPLTPSHVAADYFMPPPPLAIPTFELDSPYATNSGSYDSPSYDASSPNVVIQRSGSSHSIVTPFYNNGLYHQPVSSPTELLDSEGVSSCTTIRKVFSAGDLQVTNMVQNRYHRSESPLSSESNSIIESMNKACRYSPDEKKERIERYRNKKTQRNFTKKIKYVCRKTLADSRPRIRGRFARNDEIEKAIEDQCTSQGHGEECLDDEDDDNWMNNFLDSFPPNLI